In one Fibrobacterota bacterium genomic region, the following are encoded:
- a CDS encoding YihY/virulence factor BrkB family protein: protein MRLITSIRKFLAQDIWDIRTSHLPGPKRIPLSALKLLLATARGFQEDAVALRANALTLNSLLAIVPVLALLFGIAKGFGLEKRFQGWILSQFPEQQTVLGQSLVFAQRALASAQGGLVAGAGVIFLLYAVVQVIGQVEQAMNHIWSIARPRTLSRKFSDYISLILVGPFLLLGASSLNVYVTTWVHTAAESSSFAPVLGPAARAAIRTLPYVLLWMLFSFTYVFLPNTKVKIGSGLLGGAAAALLYQAAQSLYLRLQIGVSRDNAIYGSFAALPLFIIWLRVSWNIALFGAELTQQHQNFSGNESAGREAELSFREVKRIALDVCAFVLGRFEKGQVPALAREIGEGLRVPMKALGTVLKRLVAAGLLVETESPGGQKDPGYLPARPRESLTPMIIVDALERQGEEVPLTEPHATDPGESILARWEERLRGGGDEPSLLSPAR, encoded by the coding sequence ATGCGGTTGATCACCTCCATCCGGAAATTCCTCGCCCAAGACATCTGGGACATCCGCACGAGCCATCTTCCGGGCCCTAAGCGCATACCGCTCTCCGCCCTGAAACTGCTGCTGGCGACCGCGCGGGGTTTCCAGGAGGATGCGGTGGCGTTGCGCGCCAATGCCTTGACCCTCAATTCCCTGCTGGCCATCGTCCCTGTGCTGGCCTTGCTGTTCGGCATCGCCAAAGGCTTCGGACTGGAAAAGCGCTTCCAAGGTTGGATCCTGTCGCAGTTCCCCGAACAGCAAACCGTACTCGGGCAGTCGCTGGTTTTCGCGCAACGGGCGCTCGCTTCGGCGCAAGGAGGCTTGGTGGCGGGAGCGGGAGTGATCTTCCTGCTCTATGCGGTGGTGCAAGTGATCGGCCAGGTGGAGCAGGCCATGAACCATATCTGGTCCATCGCCCGGCCGCGCACCTTGAGCCGCAAGTTCAGCGATTACATCTCCCTCATCCTGGTCGGCCCCTTCCTGCTCCTGGGCGCGAGCAGCCTGAACGTATACGTAACGACTTGGGTCCACACCGCGGCGGAGTCTTCCTCTTTCGCGCCGGTGCTGGGCCCCGCCGCGCGCGCGGCCATCCGTACCCTGCCTTACGTTCTGCTTTGGATGCTGTTCTCCTTCACCTACGTGTTCTTGCCCAACACCAAGGTGAAAATCGGATCCGGCCTCTTGGGCGGGGCCGCCGCCGCCCTGCTCTACCAGGCGGCCCAGAGCCTGTACTTGCGTTTGCAGATCGGGGTCTCGCGGGACAACGCCATCTACGGTAGCTTCGCGGCCCTGCCCCTCTTCATCATCTGGCTACGCGTGAGCTGGAACATCGCCTTGTTCGGGGCGGAACTTACCCAACAGCACCAGAACTTTTCCGGAAACGAAAGCGCGGGACGCGAGGCCGAGCTCAGCTTCCGCGAAGTCAAACGCATCGCCCTGGACGTTTGCGCCTTCGTGCTCGGGCGGTTCGAGAAGGGACAGGTCCCGGCCTTGGCCAGGGAAATCGGAGAGGGACTGCGCGTGCCGATGAAGGCCTTGGGCACGGTCTTGAAACGATTGGTGGCCGCAGGGCTGCTGGTGGAAACCGAATCGCCGGGAGGGCAGAAGGACCCCGGGTACCTCCCCGCCCGCCCGCGGGAATCCCTCACGCCGATGATTATCGTGGACGCCTTGGAACGCCAAGGCGAGGAAGTCCCGCTGACGGAACCGCATGCCACCGACCCGGGCGAATCGATCCTGGCGCGCTGGGAGGAAAGGCTGCGCGGCGGCGGCGATGAGCCATCCTTGCTCTCTCCCGCGCGATAG
- a CDS encoding amylo-alpha-1,6-glucosidase: protein MGKPIRKRSASRGGRKEPTPDQVKIKLLTRKNPSAASGISDAPVIKDGDVFLVTEKDGLIPFSGNHGFGLYYHDCRYLDGYRITINGAAMDSLSLTTRDGFLSAFELTNPSLPYKRASSKKPAQQRTRGSSGNRARKEDRIHEHSLGLRLTHLLSRGEASMRDILEVRNFGPEAIELEVRIELRSRFDDVFNIRGLDDRKPGKVSRPAWSGQVLAFAYRGGDGIERSLSVRFQDSLRKGKGAEARFAVRLKPEKTQRLEWVFLIHEDGEHGADTLVRADAIPNAKETHRLQAEERNEHTSRGAEIACDHELLNLSIGQALKDLRSLQSEYEGLRFFSAGIPWFATLFGRDTLTACLQTLAFDQESSAGTLRLLARMQGRKMNPWTEEQPGRILHEFRRGELARANMIPYSPFYGTVDATALFLILLAEHSLWSGSLDLFRELRASVDLALAWMDRYGDANGDGYLEYAYPRVGSQINLGWKDAGDSIPSGDGSLAKSPISLVEVQAYAYRARIGIAHLLRRNGEAVLAGELEADAAGLRSRFHRDYWMGQKKFFAIALHGRGGQADVVSSNPGQALWGGIVEPARAEAVRDRLMAEDLFTGWGVRTLSSGEKRYNPTSYHLGSVWPHDNSFIAAGLRDYGFDSEAMRLFEGMLDAADHFPERRLPELFCGFSQREFPEPVKYPIACHPQAWAAGTLPYMLTTLLGLRPDGFQRRLAIVRPMLPAGCNWLEWKRLRVRDAKVDLRFERDGERVRVRVLKTEGQLEVAHAPAHHE, encoded by the coding sequence ATGGGAAAGCCAATCCGCAAACGATCCGCTTCGCGCGGCGGCCGGAAGGAACCGACCCCCGATCAAGTCAAGATCAAACTCCTGACCCGGAAAAACCCGTCGGCGGCATCCGGCATCAGCGATGCGCCCGTCATCAAGGATGGGGATGTTTTCCTGGTTACGGAGAAAGACGGCTTGATCCCCTTCTCCGGCAATCACGGCTTCGGGCTGTACTACCATGATTGCCGCTATTTGGACGGGTATCGCATTACCATCAACGGGGCCGCGATGGACTCGCTCTCCCTGACTACCCGGGATGGCTTCCTTTCCGCCTTCGAACTGACGAATCCATCCCTTCCTTATAAGCGGGCTTCTTCGAAAAAGCCTGCGCAGCAAAGGACGCGGGGATCTTCCGGAAATCGCGCGCGGAAGGAAGACCGCATCCACGAGCACTCCTTGGGGCTGCGGCTCACGCACTTGCTGTCCCGGGGCGAAGCATCCATGCGGGATATCCTGGAGGTCCGCAATTTCGGCCCCGAGGCGATCGAACTGGAAGTCCGCATCGAATTGCGATCGCGATTCGACGATGTCTTCAACATCCGCGGCTTGGACGACCGCAAGCCCGGCAAGGTCAGCCGACCCGCATGGTCGGGCCAGGTGCTCGCTTTCGCCTACCGGGGCGGGGACGGGATCGAGAGAAGCCTATCGGTCCGGTTCCAAGACTCCCTGCGCAAGGGGAAAGGCGCGGAGGCGCGCTTCGCGGTCAGGCTCAAGCCGGAAAAGACGCAACGCCTGGAGTGGGTATTCCTGATCCATGAGGACGGGGAACACGGTGCCGATACCCTCGTGCGCGCAGACGCCATCCCGAACGCCAAGGAGACCCATCGGCTCCAGGCCGAAGAGCGGAATGAGCATACTTCCCGGGGCGCGGAAATCGCGTGCGACCACGAATTGCTGAACCTATCCATCGGCCAAGCCCTTAAGGATCTCCGTTCCTTGCAAAGCGAATACGAGGGCCTGCGTTTCTTCTCGGCGGGGATTCCCTGGTTCGCGACCCTGTTCGGGCGTGATACCCTCACCGCCTGCCTGCAAACCTTGGCTTTCGATCAGGAGTCGAGCGCGGGGACCCTGCGATTGCTCGCGCGCATGCAGGGCAGGAAGATGAACCCTTGGACGGAGGAGCAGCCCGGGCGCATCCTGCATGAATTCCGCCGCGGCGAACTTGCCCGCGCGAACATGATCCCCTATAGCCCGTTCTACGGAACCGTGGATGCCACGGCCCTGTTCCTCATCCTCCTGGCCGAACATTCCCTTTGGAGCGGAAGCCTGGATCTTTTCCGGGAACTACGCGCCTCCGTTGATCTCGCCCTGGCCTGGATGGACCGTTACGGGGACGCCAACGGGGACGGCTACCTCGAGTACGCCTATCCCCGCGTGGGTTCGCAGATAAACCTGGGATGGAAGGATGCCGGGGATTCCATACCGAGCGGGGACGGAAGCCTGGCGAAATCACCTATTTCCTTGGTCGAAGTCCAGGCCTATGCCTATCGCGCCCGCATCGGGATCGCCCACCTCTTGCGCCGGAACGGCGAAGCGGTTTTGGCCGGGGAATTGGAGGCGGATGCCGCCGGCCTGCGCTCGCGCTTCCATCGCGACTATTGGATGGGGCAGAAGAAATTCTTCGCCATCGCGCTGCACGGGCGCGGAGGCCAGGCGGACGTCGTGTCCAGCAATCCGGGCCAAGCCTTATGGGGCGGGATCGTGGAGCCCGCGAGGGCCGAGGCCGTGCGGGACCGGCTGATGGCGGAGGACTTGTTCACGGGCTGGGGCGTGCGCACCTTGTCTTCCGGAGAGAAACGCTATAACCCCACCAGCTACCACCTGGGAAGCGTTTGGCCCCACGACAATTCCTTCATCGCGGCCGGATTACGGGATTACGGTTTCGATTCCGAAGCCATGCGCCTCTTCGAAGGCATGTTGGACGCGGCCGATCATTTCCCGGAGCGTAGGCTGCCGGAATTGTTCTGCGGCTTCTCCCAGCGGGAATTCCCCGAGCCCGTGAAATATCCTATCGCTTGCCATCCCCAGGCCTGGGCCGCCGGAACGCTGCCCTACATGCTGACCACCCTGTTAGGGCTGCGGCCGGACGGGTTCCAACGCCGCCTGGCTATCGTACGTCCCATGCTGCCCGCTGGTTGCAATTGGCTCGAGTGGAAGCGCCTACGCGTTAGGGATGCGAAGGTGGATCTGCGTTTCGAGCGCGACGGGGAGCGCGTGCGGGTACGCGTGCTGAAGACGGAAGGGCAATTGGAAGTGGCGCATGCCCCGGCGCACCACGAGTGA
- a CDS encoding cytochrome c3 family protein, protein MAQLFPPAANSVLKWILLGVPLGALGLATARILWVRTPWVTGEGRMAEQPLQFSHAHHVGGYGIDCRYCHASVERSGFADIPPTETCMSCHSQVWTGAGMLRPVRASFASGRPLRWNRVNQLPDFTYFNHGIHIAKGVACAECHGRVDRMPLMAQARDLQMSFCLDCHRDPARRLRPPEGVFAMDWRPQRTDPDSSRRMGMELMRFYHVRAAGLTDCVRCHR, encoded by the coding sequence ATGGCCCAATTATTCCCCCCCGCGGCCAATTCCGTCCTGAAATGGATCCTGCTCGGCGTGCCCCTCGGCGCGCTCGGCCTCGCGACCGCGAGAATCCTATGGGTGCGTACCCCTTGGGTGACCGGCGAGGGCAGGATGGCGGAGCAACCCCTGCAATTCAGCCATGCGCATCACGTGGGCGGATACGGCATCGATTGCCGCTATTGCCATGCCTCGGTGGAACGATCGGGCTTCGCGGATATCCCTCCCACGGAAACCTGCATGAGCTGCCACTCCCAGGTTTGGACGGGAGCCGGGATGTTACGACCCGTACGCGCCAGCTTCGCATCCGGCCGGCCCCTGCGTTGGAATCGCGTGAATCAACTCCCGGATTTCACCTACTTCAACCATGGCATCCACATCGCCAAAGGCGTGGCTTGCGCGGAATGCCATGGCCGCGTGGATCGCATGCCGTTGATGGCGCAGGCGCGCGATCTGCAAATGTCCTTCTGCCTCGATTGCCATCGCGATCCGGCCCGGCGCCTTCGGCCGCCCGAAGGCGTTTTCGCCATGGACTGGCGGCCCCAACGGACGGATCCCGATTCGTCCCGGCGCATGGGAATGGAACTGATGCGCTTCTACCACGTACGCGCCGCCGGTCTGACCGATTGCGTAAGGTGCCATCGATGA
- a CDS encoding TAT-variant-translocated molybdopterin oxidoreductase, producing the protein MNAAPGNAGDNADGPLPGSARREGYFPRGKEPWTSLEEFAKTPGIDDAMHAEYPPPAGAADGWSRRSFLRLMGASLALAGVTGCGRGVGLPKGRSRLLPYVRAPEGLVPGRPRYYATTLLAAGDIVGVLGETHMGRPTKLEGNPDHPASLGATDLFAQAAVLDVYDPARSRTALEHGLPRESLAFRDFLLERRAALLPRKGEGLRLLTGEIHSPSLLSQITALLAEMPAARWHVFDPVGTANSRRGAELAFGRPLRAVPHLDQADVVVCMGADPFGWGPERARMMHDWAARRALREIPSGGKGMSRWYAAESHPSPSGNAADHRLQAAPSRLPFLLRCLSAGIGTGGAEQAGIVPDAGNAPQAAGFPEAGLSREERAWIEAAASDLRSAGGRGLVLVGESLPPESHLQAHFLNGRLGNSGNTLTYVEPMEGESGSGDLASLAADMQAGKVDTLIIMDANPAYAAPPETGWSEAVAKVPHSACVSYYLDETSAGCAWHAPMAHGLESWGDARAWDGTLSLQQPLIEPLAPAWTPATVVAALRGDANPDAQALVREYWQSRLGADFETRWRETLRKGVLPQDTSAAAAPTAAVMPGPVAAAEGNAQDASGLEIEFRPDPTLWDGRYAFNPWLQETPKPFTNVSWGNAAYLSPATAKALGLASRDEVELRFRDRSVLAPVWILPGQCDGVATVHLGHGRAWPGPRQWLEGTGSLPAPEDDKREAFGFNAYSLRSGDALWYGKGLEIRKTGRILRVACRQGQDGLEGRPIVRAADLSRLREDPGFCDEPERESLYPLRPYAGHAWGMTIDMSLCTGCSACVVACRAENNVPVVGKEGVLRHRDMAWLRIDRYFIGPSDKPAAYFQPMLCQHCEQAPCEVVCPVEATVHDGEGLNQMIYNRCIGTRYCSNNCPYKVRRFNFFDYARAQDKAAAPQRNPDVTVRGRGVMEKCTFCVQRIAQARIASEKESRPIRDGEAMTACMQACPTGAIVFGDLNDGSSRVAILRKVPWKFAVLGELNARPRIRYLAKIWNQHPALPADTAKSMV; encoded by the coding sequence ATGAATGCGGCACCGGGAAATGCCGGAGACAATGCGGATGGGCCGCTGCCGGGCTCGGCGCGCAGGGAAGGATATTTCCCGCGCGGGAAAGAACCTTGGACCTCACTGGAAGAATTCGCAAAGACGCCGGGCATTGACGATGCGATGCATGCGGAGTATCCGCCCCCGGCCGGCGCCGCGGATGGATGGAGCCGCCGCAGTTTCCTGCGTCTGATGGGCGCCTCGCTGGCCTTGGCCGGGGTAACGGGTTGCGGTCGAGGGGTGGGCCTGCCGAAGGGCCGATCGCGTTTGCTCCCGTACGTGCGCGCCCCGGAAGGCTTGGTGCCCGGTCGTCCGCGTTATTATGCCACCACCCTCTTGGCGGCCGGGGACATCGTCGGGGTATTGGGCGAGACCCATATGGGCAGGCCCACCAAGTTGGAAGGCAATCCCGATCATCCCGCTTCCCTGGGGGCCACGGATTTGTTCGCCCAGGCGGCGGTGCTGGATGTCTATGATCCCGCGCGATCGCGTACGGCTCTCGAACATGGGTTGCCGCGCGAATCGCTGGCCTTCCGCGACTTCCTGCTGGAACGCCGCGCGGCCCTGCTGCCGCGGAAGGGCGAGGGCCTTCGCTTGCTGACCGGTGAAATCCATTCCCCCTCCCTGCTAAGCCAAATCACCGCCCTGTTGGCCGAAATGCCCGCGGCCCGATGGCACGTTTTCGATCCGGTCGGAACCGCGAATTCGCGACGCGGGGCGGAACTCGCTTTCGGGCGTCCCCTCCGCGCCGTACCGCATTTGGATCAGGCCGACGTGGTGGTTTGCATGGGAGCGGATCCCTTCGGTTGGGGACCGGAACGGGCGCGAATGATGCATGATTGGGCGGCACGTCGCGCATTACGGGAAATCCCCTCGGGGGGTAAGGGCATGAGCCGATGGTACGCGGCCGAAAGCCATCCTTCCCCCTCCGGAAACGCGGCGGATCATCGCTTGCAGGCGGCGCCTTCGCGCCTGCCGTTCCTGTTGCGCTGCCTCTCCGCCGGGATAGGCACTGGGGGAGCCGAGCAGGCTGGTATCGTCCCGGACGCAGGAAATGCCCCGCAGGCGGCCGGCTTCCCGGAGGCTGGCCTTTCCCGGGAAGAGCGGGCCTGGATCGAGGCCGCCGCATCCGACCTACGCTCGGCGGGGGGCCGCGGACTAGTGCTCGTAGGCGAATCCCTGCCCCCGGAATCCCACCTGCAGGCCCATTTCCTCAACGGCCGCCTGGGTAACTCAGGCAATACCCTAACCTATGTGGAACCTATGGAGGGCGAATCCGGATCCGGGGATCTCGCATCGCTGGCCGCGGATATGCAAGCGGGCAAGGTGGACACCTTGATCATCATGGACGCGAATCCCGCCTACGCCGCGCCGCCGGAAACGGGTTGGAGCGAGGCGGTGGCCAAGGTCCCCCACTCCGCCTGCGTATCGTACTACTTGGATGAGACGTCGGCCGGTTGCGCATGGCATGCCCCGATGGCCCATGGATTGGAATCGTGGGGCGATGCGCGTGCCTGGGACGGTACGCTTTCCTTGCAGCAACCCTTGATCGAACCTTTGGCGCCGGCCTGGACTCCGGCGACGGTGGTCGCGGCCCTGCGCGGCGATGCCAATCCGGATGCCCAGGCATTGGTGCGGGAGTATTGGCAATCTCGCCTGGGAGCGGATTTCGAAACTCGATGGCGGGAAACCTTGCGAAAGGGCGTGTTACCGCAGGATACATCGGCGGCCGCCGCTCCGACAGCGGCCGTTATGCCGGGGCCAGTCGCGGCGGCGGAAGGGAACGCGCAAGACGCATCGGGACTGGAAATCGAATTCCGTCCCGACCCTACCCTTTGGGATGGCCGATACGCCTTCAACCCTTGGCTCCAGGAAACCCCCAAACCCTTCACCAATGTCTCCTGGGGCAACGCCGCCTACCTCTCGCCGGCAACGGCCAAAGCCCTGGGCCTAGCTTCGCGGGACGAAGTCGAGCTTCGTTTCCGCGACCGATCGGTATTGGCTCCCGTCTGGATCTTACCCGGTCAATGCGACGGCGTGGCCACCGTGCACTTGGGGCACGGGCGCGCGTGGCCAGGACCGCGCCAATGGCTGGAAGGCACTGGCTCCTTGCCCGCCCCGGAGGACGATAAGCGGGAGGCCTTCGGCTTCAATGCCTACTCCCTGCGTTCGGGGGACGCCCTCTGGTACGGCAAAGGCCTGGAGATCCGCAAGACCGGAAGGATCCTGCGGGTGGCCTGCCGTCAGGGGCAGGATGGCCTGGAGGGACGGCCCATCGTGCGCGCGGCGGATCTTTCCCGGCTGCGCGAGGATCCGGGATTCTGCGACGAGCCGGAACGGGAATCCCTCTATCCTCTGAGGCCCTACGCCGGACACGCCTGGGGGATGACCATCGACATGTCCCTCTGCACAGGATGTTCGGCTTGCGTGGTGGCCTGCCGAGCGGAGAACAACGTCCCCGTGGTGGGAAAGGAAGGCGTCCTGCGCCACCGGGACATGGCCTGGCTGCGCATCGATCGCTATTTCATCGGTCCCTCGGACAAGCCGGCGGCCTATTTCCAGCCCATGCTCTGCCAGCATTGCGAACAGGCGCCTTGCGAAGTGGTCTGCCCCGTGGAAGCCACCGTGCATGACGGCGAAGGGCTCAACCAGATGATCTACAACCGCTGCATCGGCACGCGGTACTGCTCGAACAATTGCCCGTACAAGGTGCGGCGCTTCAACTTCTTCGATTACGCGCGCGCCCAGGACAAGGCGGCCGCGCCCCAACGTAACCCGGACGTTACGGTGCGCGGGCGGGGCGTGATGGAAAAATGCACCTTCTGCGTGCAGCGCATCGCCCAGGCCCGCATCGCATCGGAAAAGGAAAGCCGGCCCATCCGCGACGGGGAGGCGATGACGGCGTGCATGCAGGCCTGCCCCACGGGTGCCATCGTTTTCGGCGACCTCAACGACGGTTCTTCGCGGGTCGCGATCTTGCGCAAGGTCCCCTGGAAATTCGCCGTGCTCGGGGAATTGAATGCCCGTCCGCGCATTCGCTATCTGGCCAAGATTTGGAACCAGCACCCCGCTTTGCCGGCGGACACCGCGAAGTCCATGGTATGA